One segment of Panicum virgatum strain AP13 chromosome 3K, P.virgatum_v5, whole genome shotgun sequence DNA contains the following:
- the LOC120700637 gene encoding eukaryotic translation initiation factor 3 subunit D-like codes for MFGSERVELMRAEIERLVEQNVVLKKCTSLNTSASRCVCGLLVGLPPSPFLPQVTESDSLSSLSLSLQAATTGEWRRPCKFFVGRFAGRQAGLSIVKYSMSEKPSDAATGDVRPEGIVSDEKVEGSDQNERDGMPSPQQEEAAIKKKYGGIMPRKTPLISKDHERAYFDSADWALGKQGGNPQKPKGPLEALRPKLQRPQLPQRQDEEVEARRRLAEKERARRDRHFQNNRSHHHPGFRGNQSSSSAKPSVDIQPDWTMREQIPFANFTKLSFSVADQPEDLLLCGAVEFYDRAYDRVNPKAPRRLERFKSRNFFKVTTTDDPVIRRLAEEDKATVFATDAILAALMCTPRSIQSWDIVVQRVGNKLFFDKRDGSQLDLLTVNETAQEQLPENKEDINSAHSLAVEATYINQNFSQQVLHREGEKVTFDEPNPFASAGEEAASVGYQYRRWKLDDEISLVARCEVHAVNADPSGGRQFLTLNALNEFDPKITGVDWRQKLETQRGAVLATELKNNANKLARWTAQALLSGADMMKLGYVSRVHPRDHYNHSVLTVMGYKPRDFAAQINLNTANMWGIVKSIVDICMKFEEGKYVFVKDPAKPQVRIYEVPSDAFENDYVEEPLPEEEQVRPLADVDATAQEMDAAAEAEANGALVANSGEDDKVAEATAA; via the exons ATGTTTG GTTCAGAGCGGGTGGAGCTGATGCGGGCGGAGATCGAGAGGCTCGTGGAGCAGAACGTGGTGTTGAAGAAG TGCACATCATT aaacacatCTGCCTCACGCTGCGTTTGTGGGCTTCTCGTGGGTCTCCCGCCCTCCCCCTTTCTGCCTCAAGTCACTGAATCTgattccctctcctctctctctctctctctccaagcGGCGACGACAGGGGAGTGGCGCCGCCCTTGCAAGTTCTTCGTCGGACGCTTCGCCGGGCGACAAG CTGGTCTGAGCATCGTTAAGTACAGTATGTCGGAGAAACCATCTGATGCTGCAACTGGTGATGTGAGGCCTGAAGGAATTGTTTCTGATGAGAAAGTGGAAGGTTCTGATCAGAATGAAAGAGATGGTATGCCTTCGCCACAACAAGAG GAAGCAGCGATCAAGAAAAAGTATGGAGGGATAATGCCCAGAAAGACACCACTTATTTCCAAG GACCATGAGCGAGCGTACTTTGATTCTGCTGATTGGGCTTTGGGGAAG CAAGGAGGAAATCCTCAAAAACCTAAAGGACCGCTCGAAGCACTTCGACCAAAATTACAG CGCCCGCAGCTCCCCCAGCGCCAggacgaggaggtggaggcgcgccgccgcctggccgagAAGGAGCGCGCCCGCCGGGACCGCCACTTCCAGAACAACCGCTCACACCACCACCCCGGCTTCCGGGGCAACCAGTCCTCGTCGTCggccaagccctccgtcgacaTCCAGCCCGACTGGACCATGCGTGAGCAGATCCCCTTCGCCAACTTCACCAAGCTCTCCTTCTCCGTCGCCGACCAGCCCGAGGACCTCCTCCTCTGCGGCGCTGTCGAGTTCTACGACCGCGCCTATGACCGCGTCAACCCCAAGGCCCCGCGCCGTCTCGAGCGGTTCAAGTCCCGCAACTTCTTCAAGGTCACCACCACCGACGATCCTGTCatccgccgcctcgccgaggAGGACAAAGCCACGGTGTTCGCCACTGATGCCATCCTCGCCGCGCTCATGTGCACGCCGCGCAGCATCCAATCATGGGACATTGTCGTCCAGCGCGTGGGCAACAAACTCTTCTTTGACAAGCGTGATGGCTCCCAGCTTGACCTGCTCACAGTCAATGAGACTGCACAGGAGCAGCTCCCTGAGAACAAGGAGGACATCAACTCAGCGCACTCACTCGCTGTTGAGGCCACCTACATCAACCAGAACTTCTCGCAGCAGGTGTTGCACCGTGAAGGTGAGAAGGTTACCTTTGATGAGCCTAACCCTTTTGCTTCTGCGGGTGAGGAGGCAGCATCTGTTGGCTACCAATATCGCCGCTGGAAGCTGGATGATGAGATCAGCCTTGTTGCTCGTTGTGAGGTGCATGCTGTCAATGCTGATCCAAGTGGTGGTCGCCAGTTCCTTACGCTCAATGCTCTCAATGAGTTTGATCCTAAGATTACTGGTGTTGACTGGAGGCAGAAGCTTGAGACCCAGCGTGGGGCTGTCCTTGCTACAGAGCTCAAGAACAATGCGAACAAACTTGCTCGCTGGACTGCCCAGGCTTTGCTTTCTGGTGCTGACATGATGAAGTTGGGCTATGTGTCACGTGTGCATCCACGCGATCACTACAACCATTCTGTACTCACTGTAATGGGGTACAAGCCAAGGGATTTTGCTGCACAGATCAACCTCAATACTGCTAACATGTGGGGAATCGTCAAGTCAATTGTGGACATTTGCATGAAGTTTGAAGAGGGCAAGTATGTGTTTGTGAAAGATCCAGCAAAGCCACAGGTTAGGATCTATGAGGTGCCCTCTGATGCATTCGAGAATGATTATGTTGAAGAGCCACTTCCAGAGGAGGAGCAGGTTCGCCCGCTTGCAGATGTTGATGCCACGGCACAAGAAATGGATGCAGCCGCTGAGGCAGAGGCCAATGGTGCATTGGTTGCTAACAGTGGTGAGGATGATAAGGTTGCAGAGGCTACTGCTGCTTGA